GAGAAATAAGGAAACCCCATTTTATCAATGTCAAGAAAACCACCCCAAATCCACTCTCTCCCAAACCCCTCCAACCAATTCTTCCTCCACTCTGTCTCTGCTCTCGCCCTCACCTCTGTACCATTCCAAAAACCCCTCCGATCCATCCTTCATGGGCCGGGTCCAGGAGAGCCCCAAGCCACTTCAATTGGGCTGCACCCCGAGcccatcaaaatcaaaattgaacacTCTCACATAATTTTGTACATCAATTATTCGTCCCATTCCCTTTCAAGGGACAAACTCAATGTCGTAGAATTAGAAAAAGCTGATTTAGAATGAGCCCACTACTTTGTCCGAACCCTCCAAACGCCTAGCTTCAATTCAAAGGCTGTCGGGCCTATCCCAAGTGTCATAATCTCACGTTGTCCACATGTCGGGTAATTATGGTTAAAACACGCTTAATCATAATTAGATAAAACCTTTCAAATAAGGTATAAGCCACTGTCATTTGTACCCCGTTACTATCAAATAAGGTAGAAACTTTTAGTCATGACACATCTGCTTCCTAGATGGTGCcatgtatatataatatagCCACAACTATAGCCATGCCAAACTTGACCtaccaaaatcaaaatatgtgttccaaaaaaacaaaaaaaattaattattttcatcacttttcaTACCTTTATCcaattaatttcatttgttgAACACAAAAGTAACGCAATCGATTCATTGTTTTGACAAGTTGGTCACGCTTGGGACACGCTAGCAAAGCTCCAAATTGGGAGCGACAAAAATGTTCATATCAACTCTACCCTACACTCCTTCCAAAGACATGGTAGGAGGAAAAACCACGAAGTCCTGAAAATCATACATAAATTAATAGAGTCCACACAAGAAAATTTTCCACTGTCGATCGCATTGTCACAACCAACTCCATGGGCATGGCCTTTTCACTCCCCCCATGGCCCCTACCACCTCCAGACGTGGCCTTTGCTTCAACTGTCGGCACATTTGACTAGTTAACCATACATAATTTAGTATCATAAGATCATGGGCACCCTCTTTGTTTAATCCAAAGCCGAGCCTAATGTCGGACCTTGATTGGTTACCGCGTTGAGGAGCCTCACaatgtgtttattttatttttcaccgTGTGCTGCTTGGCGCGTCACTCTAtgttagtttatattatttcttgagAAAGTCGGAATCGTTCTTACCGAAGATTGAAGATTTTTCCAGCGAAGAGTTTTTCTACGACTTCCAACTTTAGagaattgtttttggttttgtttgtttCAATTTTGTCTAATGAGGAGGAATGTTTGTATTCAactttgtcattttttattcGAGAGGAAAGTCATAAAACGGTAAAgactatattaaaaaaaattaatatacgaGGAAAAACGAGAAATATTCAATCGAATAAAAaggcttaaaaaataaaaaaataatcagaTATTTCAActcatttataatgtttttcgttgtataataaaataattattgtttattCATAAACGAAAGCATGATTAGTTGAATTATGTTAAAATCTTGTACATgttataaaacttttatttataaaaattaataaaaatatttttttattatgcgGGGTTTTACACGTCCAGCCCTAGACCACAATTAATAAATGGTTTGAGGCTTCAACTCATTTCGCATTCGGATGGTACAGCTCAGGCTGAGAAAGACACCCCAGTTTTCCTTCCATCCAAACGCCGATGGTggcttcttattattattattattattacgaTAAATCTAAGTCAGGTTGGAAGTTGGAACCATTTCCATCAAGAAGACCAGTCAAAAAATCAACGGTCGGTGAGCTACGCCGGACGGCCTGATAAggtaaacaaaattataataatgtcGGGACCCACTCTGGGGGACACGGGATAAGGGGTGGGAAGGCGATGATGATGCGTAGGGTAAAGAGGTGCCACGTGGGTTCTGATGAATTGGTGGTGCTGAAGTGGACCCCATGTTTTGTTTTATGTAGTGGGGTAGAGCGTGACAGTGAGTGTCAGTGAGGATAGGACAGCTGTCGTGTCCTACGTGGCTTAAAGTCCGGACCTGGCCCGCCGGGGACCTATTTCAAATCCGAATAGTTATCAACttatcatcatcctcatccaaATCCCTAAACTGCCCTTCTAACAGGAGTGATGATGAGCCACCAAACAGGGGCAATCGTGGCGTGAATTGATCTTCTAAAAGAGGAGCGTGGGCGCATTCGTTTGGTGATTGGTTGTGAGAGAGAATATGAAAAGGTAGTATCTGCCTAATTTAATGTAGAGAAATGGTATTATCTTCTTTTCTTAAAGAAGATTTGTATTTACGTTAATGATTATGGATAAATCCTAACGGTCTTTGACCAAAGGAGAAAAATAACGTTAAAACAAAAGACACCTTCGCCTACCCAACTACCATTCAAGGAACACACTTCACGGATCCACCTAACTTCCCACCACCAATATCTTCCGATAGCACCGAGAGAGAGAGTTGCCATTCAtagtgtttcttttttttctttttttttttttgaattttgaattttgagtaTAAATAGCTCTTttatcaaaacttatttttaaattaaatcatttattattttattattttattatttaattaataattaaaattttatttttgaattaaaaaaaggaaCGAGATGGAGAGAAGTGGGGGGCAAAAGTGAGGATAAAGTAAAGTAAATGACATGGATTTAAAGGGACtaatttatatatgaatttcaaaagcaacctaatttttatatcaTGCACGAAAAGGACTAATTTggtccataaatttttttgaacacGTGTTTGGttcatttaaaaatgattatgatttatgatttttttttataatatcttaAATAGTAGTAATTTGTTGGAATAATTATGTTTTGCATCTAATTGagtccaaaaattaaattttaatccatataaattcataatttaaactaaaggcctagaaaaaaaaatgtgaaaatgaagaagaatgatataaattttttctttttctaaaaatgacatttattgattatgaaaaaaatagaaaaacattaatttaaattttaattattttataaacctcaatcaaatttaatttaatttaatgatttgaaaaacaatacaccattttctaaaaaaaataaaaataaattattattattattattatttaaaaatcaaacatcttgaaaaatatatatttttaaaattatgtatataaaaaataactaaaaatattataaaattattttttttaaatgatatatttttagaatatatttttttaaattaatttttaaaaaataataaattttcaaataattattaaaaaattaagataaaaaagtttgtttatagaaaatatttaaaatagttttaaaagatatattaaattttttatattttatattatttttattaattatataatttttatggataaaatcttaatttttgaaatattaattcaaaacacaattctccagATTTGTTTGGTACTTTCTGGATGATTAAGGATGGGAATTTTGACAGCTACAGCTTCGACACACTAAGTTTTTCAAGGTTGAGATGAGTGAGGCTGGGTAGAGACGAGGGTGGTGCCAGGGATGACTGATGAGCGGTGGAGTGAGTAGACATCAACGCCTCCAGGGGAAAACTTAGTGACTACTTTCTCATATTTCACTGTGTTCACACATGCTGCCTCAAGAGTCGTAACCGTCATCCAATCACTCTAACTCAGCAACAAAGGGCGTAACACGTGTCCCTGAGGCTGTGTACAGTGGGACCTTCTCCCCAGTCACCACATTTAAAGCAGATTCCGCACCTCAATCCTCCGTCCTCGCCACGTGCATTTCTTCATCCCACGTACTCTCTACACTGGACCAGGGTGCTGATGCGGGGACGTGGATTATTACCAAAACACGCCTTGGTACAGTGCGAACTTGTGGGGGtatgattgggaattggaagAGGGGAGATCGGTATAAATATGGGCGTTTGGGTGAGGGCAAAAGTTTACCTTATCACAAAAAAAAGGAGCGGTCCACAAGCTTCTTCCAACTGTGGCTTTTCAATTCCGTGTCCAAACAGTCCTACTGGTGCGAGCGTCATCGTCTTCATGGCTTCTCCCGAGAGGATGAGAAATCAAAGCTTTTTTTCGCATGACGATGACTGTGATGATACTGATGATGGGTATGTATATGGGTATGGATGTGGGTATGAACAGCTGCAACATCCTCACAACTTGTCTAGGCTCTCTATGTGCAATTTGAATTCCATGTCGCTTGATGAAGACGATGATGACGCTAATGGGGTTGGGACGAGCATGATGTTGATTGAGAGCTCGGACGGAGACGCCGACGAGGAACTGTCTGATGATAAGGAGGGGAAGGAAGCACTGGGTGGCCTGTTGTCGGACTCAGACAAGGAACCGGGGTGTTACTCGCTGCCGGCGACGCCGCCGCGGAGGAGGAACCGAGGCGGTTTGTTGAAGGTGGTAGGGGTGAAAGAGTACGCGAGCGAGAACGAAGCTCAGAAGAGTAGTTTGAAACATAGAATGAAGAGGAGGAGGGCGAAGGTGGTGAGGGAGAAGCGGGAGGAGATGACTTGGGATAAtaggaagaagaaagaggagGAGGGCTACGGCAGCGTCCCCTGCGGTGGAGGCGGATTCACCAGCTTTAGTGGAGAGAGCGAGGGAGCTGGCTTGGTGGTGATAACAAGGCCAAAAGGAGGGAGAAGATCGCTGTGTATGGACTTGGAGGAAGTGAAAGCCTGTAGAGATCTGGGGTTCGAGTTGGAACACGAACGCATGCTGGAGATACCTACTCGAATCTCCATCTCCGGATCAACCCTCGAGACCAGCAGTGGTGGCAACTCCCCCATCGCTTCCTGGCGTATCTCCAGCCCTGGTAAGCCACCCACTTCCACGCTCCTCCATCTCCTCACACAAATCCCTATTTTCACATAACATCTAACGGGGCTTCCCACTTGTGGAATTCAGGTGACGACCCACGAGACGTGAAGGCCCGGCTCAAGGTATGGGCACAGGCGGTGGCGCTGGCATCCACCTCCCGCCACAGCAGCTAGCTAACCCAGTTACAGTTTTCATTCTAATGCTTTACTTTTTGTTGTCCCGATTGtaaattttttccccttttttgctTCTGTGGGGGGTGAAAGAGGGAATTTGCGTCTGCATTGCTTCTTGATTTCCATTTCTGAAAGAAGAGAGCCCATTGAAGGGCTTCTTCtgtatgttttttttccctttttttctttgggaTCCTCTTTACTTCCCTGCTGTAAATATTCCGCCATGGATGGAGGAAGAGTACATGAGCATAAACttcagaaaaggaaaaaaaaa
Above is a genomic segment from Vitis riparia cultivar Riparia Gloire de Montpellier isolate 1030 chromosome 7, EGFV_Vit.rip_1.0, whole genome shotgun sequence containing:
- the LOC117918287 gene encoding uncharacterized protein LOC117918287; amino-acid sequence: MGVWVRAKVYLITKKRSGPQASSNCGFSIPCPNSPTGASVIVFMASPERMRNQSFFSHDDDCDDTDDGYVYGYGCGYEQLQHPHNLSRLSMCNLNSMSLDEDDDDANGVGTSMMLIESSDGDADEELSDDKEGKEALGGLLSDSDKEPGCYSLPATPPRRRNRGGLLKVVGVKEYASENEAQKSSLKHRMKRRRAKVVREKREEMTWDNRKKKEEEGYGSVPCGGGGFTSFSGESEGAGLVVITRPKGGRRSLCMDLEEVKACRDLGFELEHERMLEIPTRISISGSTLETSSGGNSPIASWRISSPGDDPRDVKARLKVWAQAVALASTSRHSS